Below is a genomic region from Mycolicibacter hiberniae.
CGATCACCCGCAGGGGTGCGGGACCGGCGATCTGATAGCCGACGTCCTCGACGGCCTTGGAGACGCTGGTGACCTCGATCATGACGGCCACCACGACGGCGACGCCGCCGCCGAGCGAGAATGCGGCCAGCGCCGCCCGGAATGCGTGTTTACGAACAGCGCGGAAGTTGATTATCCGGAGCAGTCCGAATGTCGCGGCTAATGTTCCGCGAGCCATGTCACATTATTTGCCGCGTGAACCATTCCGCTGTCGGTCTCGATTTCACCGTCGAGTAAGGAAACGAGACGCGGAGCGTCGTCAGCTATTTTTCGATCGTGAGTCACCAGAACAATTGTCTGGCCGGCTGCATTCAGGTTGTACAAGGCGTCGATAACGCGTTGCCCATTTACGGTGTCCAGGTTGCCGGTCGGCTCATCGGCGAGAATCACGTCGGGTTTCATGAAAAGTGCCCGCGCGACCGCAACCCGCTGTTGCTCGCCGCCGGACAATTCCGACGGGACGCGCTTGGACTTGGTCGCCAGGCCGACCTGCTCGAGCAGGCTCATCGCATGGGCGTGCTGCGAACGGCCCGATTTGCCCGCCAACAGGCCCGGGAGCATCACGTTCTCGACCACCGACAGTCCCGCCAGAAGATTGAAGGCTTGGAAGACGTAACCGAGCGTCTGGCATCGCACGGCGGCCAATTGCCGGCGCGAGAGCTGTGAGACGCACTGGCCGTTGATCAGGACGTCACCGCTGGTGGGCGTGTCCAGCAGCCCCAGAATGCTCAACAAGGTGGACTTGCCCGAGCCGGACGGCCCGACCATGGCGACGAATTCTCCGCGCGTTATCTGGATATCGATGTTGCGCAAAATCGGCGTCGCGGTATCGCCCTGACCGAACTGTTTGTTGAGTTTGCGCGCTTCGAGGACCACGGGAGGCCTGAGAACGGCCGACGGCGTGTGTCCGTTCCGGGCGAGCTCCATATCCATGGTGTGCATCTCGGTCCTGATCATGAATCTCCGGCGGGCTCGTAACACTACGATGATGCCCGCGTTGGGCGCGTTTTCTCAATTCGTTACGCACTCCGCGAAGTTGGTGCGCTACGCGGCGCTGCGGCTGATCATAGGCGACGCAGGTCGCTGCCGAAAATCGTTCGGCGCGCGACCGCGGTGCCCACCCGCGGCTGAGCGGGAACCCGCTGCCCGTCGCGCTCAGCTGGGCCGCGCGGCCCGGGTGGCGGGGTGAATGGCCACTAGGCCCAGTTCGTTGCGCCGCTGGCAGATCGCCGCCAATTCGGCGTAGGCCGTGGCGCCCAGCAGCTCGGTCAGCTCGGGCGCCAGGCTCTGCCAGACCTGGCGGGTGCCGATGTGGGTCGCCGGGTCGCCGGTGCAGTACCAGTTCAGGTCCTCGCCGCCAGGACCCCACCCGCGCCGGTCGAACTCGGTGATCGTGGTCTTGAGGATCTCGCTGTCGTCGGGGCGGGTGACCCATTCCTGGCTGCGGCGGATCGGCAGCTGCCAGCAGACCTCGGGCTTCATCGTCAGGGGCTCCACGCCCAACCGGACGGCCTTGATGTGCAGGGCACAGCCCGCTCCGGCGGCGAAGCCGGGCCGGTTCAGGAAGATGCAGGCACCCTTGACCGTCCGGGTGCGCAGCTGCTCCTCGCCGTCGTTCTCGTCGTATTCCAGATAGCCCTTGCGGCCCAGGCCCTTGTCGCGCAGCTGCCAGTCGGCATCGGTGAGCTTGGCCACGGCGTCATCGAGGTTGGCCCGGTCGTCGTCGTCGCACAGGAACGCGCCGTGCGAGCAGCACCCGTCGTCGGGGCGGCCGGCCAGGATGCCCCGGCAGGCGGGGGTCCCGAAGACGCAGGTCCAGCGGGACAGCAGCCAGGTCAGGTCGGCGGCGATCAGGTGCTCGGGGTTGTCGGGGTCGTAGAACTCCACCCACTCGCGGGGGAAGTCCAGGCCGACCTCCCCGGGGTGGGAGCGAGGCTGCTCGGGGGTCACGAAACTCCACGCTAGACCAGAAATTCACGTTGCCTCACATCGTCTGGGCCGCGCACCACTAAGTTGGTTGGGTGCGATTAGGGGTGCTCGACGTCGGCAGCAACACCGTCCACCTGCTGGTGGTCGATGCCCACCGTGGTGGCCACCCGACGCCCATGAGCTCCACCAAGGCCACGTTGCGCCTGGCTGAGGCGACGGACAGCTCCGGCAAGATCACCCGGCGCGGTGCCGACAAGCTGGTCTCCACGGTCAGCGAATTCGCCACGATCGCAGCGAGTTCGGGTTGTGCGGAGCTGGTGGCGTTCGCCACCTCCGCGGTGCGCGACGCGTCCAATTCCGAGGACGTGCTGGCCCGGGTGCGGGCTGAGGCCGGGGTGGAACTGCAGGTACTGGCCGGCGAGGACGAGTCCCGGCTGACGTTCCTGGCGGTGCGGCGCTGGTTCGGCTGGAGCGCCGGGCGGATCAACAACCTCGACATCGGCGGCGGTTCCCTGGAGATGTCCAGCGGTGTCGACGAGGAGCCGGACGTGGCGCTGTCGCTGCCGTTGGGTGCCGGACGGCTCACCCGGGAGTGGCTGACCGAGGACCCCCCCGGCCGGCGCCGGGTGGCGATGCTGCGCGACTGGCTGGACACGGAGCTGGCGCCCGCGGCCGCAGCCGTGCTGGACGCCGGTCCGCCCGATCTGGCGGTAGCCAGCTCCAAGACATTTCGTTCGCTGGCGCGGCTCACCGGCGCCGCTCCCTCGGCGGCCGGGCCGCGGGTACGGCGCACATTGACCGCCACCGGCCTTAGGCAGCTCATATCATTTATCTCTAGGATGACCACGGCTGATCGGGCCGAATTGGAAGGGGTGAGCGCCGAGCGGGCGCCACAGATCGTGGCAGGCGCGCTGGTGGCGGAAGCGAGCATGCGAGCGCTGTCGATCGAAACAGTGGAGATTTGCCCGTGGGCGCTGCGGGAAGGCTTGATCCTGCGCCGACTCGACAGTGAAGCCGACGGCGTCACTCTCTTCGGATCCCCTTCGATGGGGCTGGCCCGCCAGGGAGGGGACCGATGACTGGACCCAAGCCCGACCCACGCGACGTCGAGACGCGGCCGATCTCGGTTGCCGAACTGCTCGCCAAGAACGGCACCATCGGTTCGCCGCCGGTGTCCGGACGGCGCCGCCGCAGGCGCGGCAACGCCGACGCCGTCACGGTGGCGGAGCTGACCGGCGAGATCCCGATCATCCGGGACACGGCCCCACCCGAGACCGAGGCCGGCCCGCCGGCCGCCGCCGACGGCGCGCCGAGCGGTGCGCTGCCCCTCGGCCCGGCACCCGGCTTCGTCGAGGACGACCGACCCCCGACCGGTCCGCGGCCGGCGCAGCGGGCCGAACCCGCCCGGCGGCCGGTGGCCGAGCCGCGCTGGCCCAAGTCGCCGCCACAGCTGCCGCAGGAGTCCGGCCGTCCCGAGCAGAGCGAGTATCCCCGGCCGCTGCGCCGGCGGGACCCCGTAGCCGCACCGGACGGTCCGCCGGCCGAGATTCGGCCGACGGGCTCGGGCGCCGAGGGGATGCGGCCCGACCCGGTCGACACCTACACCGACATCGCCGTCGACGTGATGGACGCCGACGTCCGCGACGCGGGCCTGCCGAGCGGGGACTCCGCATTCGTCCGGTCGTTTTTGACCAAGGGCGGCTCCGCCGGCCGCGCGGTGCAACCTGCCCGGGAAGACGAGGGCGCCGACGAAGCCACGGTGGCCGCGCAGGCCGCCGCGGGCGAGGAGGCGGCCGAGGACTACGCAGGGCGGCCTGGCCTGGTGGGCGCCGCGCTGGTGGTGCTGCAGTCGATCCTGGCGGTGGCCTTCGGTGGCGGCCTGTTCATCGCTTTCGACCAGCTGTGGCAGTGGAACAGCATCGTGGCCCTGGTGCTCACCGTCCTGGTCACTTTGGGCCTGGTGGCGGCGGTGCAGGTGGTCCGCAAGACCTCCGACATCGTCAGCACTTTGATCGCTGTCGCGGTCGGTTTGTTGGTCACACTGGGGCCGCTGGCACTGCACGCCAATTAGCCGGTCAGTATTAAGCCGTGC
It encodes:
- a CDS encoding ABC transporter ATP-binding protein; translated protein: MIRTEMHTMDMELARNGHTPSAVLRPPVVLEARKLNKQFGQGDTATPILRNIDIQITRGEFVAMVGPSGSGKSTLLSILGLLDTPTSGDVLINGQCVSQLSRRQLAAVRCQTLGYVFQAFNLLAGLSVVENVMLPGLLAGKSGRSQHAHAMSLLEQVGLATKSKRVPSELSGGEQQRVAVARALFMKPDVILADEPTGNLDTVNGQRVIDALYNLNAAGQTIVLVTHDRKIADDAPRLVSLLDGEIETDSGMVHAANNVTWLAEH
- a CDS encoding Ppx/GppA phosphatase family protein, producing MRLGVLDVGSNTVHLLVVDAHRGGHPTPMSSTKATLRLAEATDSSGKITRRGADKLVSTVSEFATIAASSGCAELVAFATSAVRDASNSEDVLARVRAEAGVELQVLAGEDESRLTFLAVRRWFGWSAGRINNLDIGGGSLEMSSGVDEEPDVALSLPLGAGRLTREWLTEDPPGRRRVAMLRDWLDTELAPAAAAVLDAGPPDLAVASSKTFRSLARLTGAAPSAAGPRVRRTLTATGLRQLISFISRMTTADRAELEGVSAERAPQIVAGALVAEASMRALSIETVEICPWALREGLILRRLDSEADGVTLFGSPSMGLARQGGDR